One Kribbella sp. NBC_00662 genomic region harbors:
- a CDS encoding ATP-binding cassette domain-containing protein: MTPVHALPPVIAAHDLTKTYTFHQQRAGLGGALKSLVRRKYETRLAVDRITFDIGRGEVVGLLGPNGAGKTTTLKMLSGLLYTTSGELEVLGHTPSDRKHDYLRRIALVMGQKTMLWWDVPAMESLLLHKDMYGLSTAEFDHNVAELAELLEVEHLLNVQVRKTSLGERMKLELMAALVHGPEILFLDEPTIGLDVVAKARVRAFLADVNRLRGTTILITSHDMDDIEALCSRVMIIDHGRLQFDGGLDDLVRTAQPRKLVRATYATAVDGDRLTGLDGVTAVDVDGQTVKLEADRERAGFVMEQLTRLGPLVDLDVADADVEDIMRDLFLRQTTLGDAS; this comes from the coding sequence GTGACGCCTGTGCACGCCCTGCCGCCTGTCATCGCGGCCCATGATCTGACCAAGACCTACACGTTCCACCAGCAGCGCGCCGGACTCGGCGGGGCGCTGAAGAGCCTGGTGAGACGCAAGTACGAGACCCGGCTCGCTGTCGACCGGATCACCTTCGACATCGGCCGCGGCGAGGTCGTCGGCCTGCTCGGCCCGAACGGCGCGGGTAAGACGACCACGCTGAAGATGCTGTCCGGCCTGCTGTACACGACCTCCGGTGAGCTGGAGGTCCTCGGCCACACGCCGTCGGACCGCAAGCACGACTACCTGCGCCGGATCGCGCTCGTCATGGGGCAGAAGACCATGCTCTGGTGGGACGTGCCGGCGATGGAGAGTCTCCTGCTGCACAAGGACATGTACGGCTTGTCCACAGCCGAGTTCGACCACAACGTCGCCGAACTCGCGGAGCTGCTCGAGGTCGAGCATCTGCTGAACGTCCAGGTCCGCAAGACCTCGCTCGGCGAGCGGATGAAGCTCGAGTTGATGGCCGCGCTGGTCCACGGCCCGGAGATCCTGTTCCTCGACGAGCCGACGATCGGTCTCGACGTGGTCGCGAAGGCCCGCGTCCGGGCGTTCCTCGCCGACGTCAACCGGCTGCGCGGTACGACGATCCTGATCACCAGCCACGACATGGACGACATCGAGGCGCTCTGCTCGCGGGTGATGATCATCGACCACGGGCGGCTGCAGTTCGACGGCGGTCTGGACGACCTCGTGCGTACGGCGCAACCGCGCAAGCTCGTGCGGGCGACGTACGCGACGGCTGTCGACGGCGACCGGCTCACCGGGCTCGACGGTGTGACGGCTGTCGACGTGGACGGTCAGACGGTCAAGCTCGAAGCGGATCGGGAGCGGGCCGGCTTCGTGATGGAGCAGCTCACCCGGCTCGGTCCGCTGGTGGACCTCGACGTCGCGGACGCGGATGTCGAGGACATCATGCGCGACCTGTTCCTCCGCCAGACAACGCTGGGGGACGCGTCATGA
- a CDS encoding ABC transporter permease yields the protein MNTVVRNLRVVRRMTAAEIAQQSVYRGAWIIFMLANICMPIISLLIWRTALANGAQLPVDERYITTYFVLLGFVTMATSSWMAAFLANDIRLGKLSSWMVRPASLLVGFVANNLSEKFLKLFALVPMIGIVWWIFRDSMNIPGGVGRWVLFAISIVLGAVLVFTIDILIAALAFWMDDVGALVQARVIIASVLSGAVVPLALMPSWSRGFVDHQPFRYTVSFPVEIVAGQLTGRELLAGLAIQLGYVIVLGVLARLVWAAGIRAYSAVGA from the coding sequence ATGAACACAGTGGTGCGGAACCTTCGCGTCGTACGACGGATGACCGCGGCCGAGATCGCGCAGCAGTCCGTCTACCGCGGGGCGTGGATCATCTTCATGCTGGCCAACATCTGCATGCCGATCATCTCGCTGCTGATCTGGCGGACGGCGCTCGCGAACGGCGCCCAGCTTCCGGTCGACGAGCGGTACATCACGACGTACTTCGTGCTGCTCGGATTCGTCACGATGGCGACGTCGTCGTGGATGGCGGCGTTCCTGGCCAACGACATCCGGCTCGGCAAGCTGTCCAGCTGGATGGTGCGGCCGGCGTCGTTGCTGGTCGGGTTCGTCGCGAACAACCTGTCGGAGAAGTTCCTGAAGCTGTTCGCGCTGGTGCCGATGATCGGCATCGTCTGGTGGATCTTCCGCGACTCGATGAACATCCCGGGCGGCGTCGGCCGGTGGGTGCTGTTCGCGATCAGCATCGTGCTCGGAGCCGTACTGGTGTTCACGATCGACATCCTGATCGCGGCACTGGCGTTCTGGATGGATGACGTGGGCGCGCTCGTGCAGGCGCGCGTCATCATCGCGAGCGTGCTGTCGGGTGCCGTCGTACCGCTGGCGCTGATGCCTTCGTGGTCGCGCGGGTTCGTCGACCACCAGCCGTTCCGGTACACGGTGTCGTTCCCGGTCGAGATCGTCGCGGGTCAGTTGACCGGGCGCGAGTTGCTGGCCGGGCTGGCGATCCAGCTCGGGTACGTCATCGTGCTCGGCGTACTCGCTCGACTCGTCTGGGCAGCGGGGATCCGGGCGTATTCGGCGGTGGGCGCGTGA